One Cervus canadensis isolate Bull #8, Minnesota chromosome 12, ASM1932006v1, whole genome shotgun sequence DNA window includes the following coding sequences:
- the PHF20L1 gene encoding PHD finger protein 20-like protein 1 isoform X9, translated as MSKKPPNRPGITFEIGARLEALDYLQKWYPSRIEKIDYEEGKMLVHFERWSHRYDEWIYWDSNRLRPLERPALRKEGLKDEEDFFDFKAGEEVLARWTDCRYYPAKIEAINKEGTFTVQFYDGVIRCLKRMHIKAMPEDAKGQDWIALVKAAAAAAAKNKTGNKPRTSANSNKDKEKDERKWFKVPSKKEETSTSITTPEVEKKEDLPTSSETFGLHVENVPKMVFPQPESTLTNKRKNNQGNSFQAKRARLNKITGLLASKAVGVDGAEKKEDYNETAPMLEQV; from the exons gtatCCCTCACGAATTGAAAAAATTGACTATGAAGAGGGCAAGATGTTGGTCCATTTTGAGCGCTGGAGTCATCGTTATGATGAGTGGATTTACTGGGATAGCAATAGGTTGCGCCCCCTTGAGAGACCTGCATTAAGAAAAGAAGGGCTAAAAGATGAGGAAGATTTCTTT GATTTTAAAGCCGGAGAAGAAGTTCTGGCTCGTTGGACAGACTGTCGCTATTACCCTGCCAAGATTGAGGCGATTAACAAAGAAG GAACGTTCACAGTTCAATTTTATGATGGAGTAATTCGTTGTTTAAAACGAATGCACATTAAAGCCATGCCCGAGGATGCTAAAGGGCAG GATTGGATAGCTTTAGTCAAagcagctgctgcagctgcaGCCAAGAATAAAACAGGGAACAAACCTCGAACCAGCGCTAACAGCaataaagataaagagaaagatgagagaaAATGGTTTAAAGTAccttcaaaaaaggaagaaacttcAACTTCTATAACCACACCAGAAGTTGAGAAGAAGGAAGATCTGCCTACATCTAGTGAAACTTTTG GACTTCATGTAGAGAACGTTCCAAAGATGGTCTTTCCACAGCCAGAGAGCACATTAAcaaacaagaggaaaaataatcaaGGCAACTCATTTCAGGCAAAGAGAGCTCGGCTTAACAAGATTACTG GTTTGTTGGCATCCAAAGCTGTTGGGGTGGATGGTGctgaaaaaaaggaagactaCAATGAAACGGCTCCAATGCTGGAGCAGGTATGA